A genomic region of Rhodococcus pyridinivorans contains the following coding sequences:
- a CDS encoding ANTAR domain-containing response regulator: MTSAPHDSTPTPRRVVVAEDEALIRLDLVEMLREEGYEVVGEAGDGQRAVELAEELRPDLVIMDVKMPRRDGIDAASEIAQRRIAPVVILTAFSQRELVERARDAGAMAYLVKPFSKSDLVPAIEVAVSRFAELRELEREVQGLNERFETRKLVDRAKGLLMEKHAMTEPEAFRWIQRAAMDRRTTMKQVAVVVLETLGSDTAG; this comes from the coding sequence ATGACCTCCGCGCCGCACGACAGCACACCAACTCCTCGTCGGGTCGTCGTAGCGGAAGACGAGGCCCTGATCAGGCTCGATCTCGTCGAAATGCTGCGCGAGGAGGGCTACGAGGTGGTCGGTGAGGCCGGCGACGGACAGCGTGCCGTCGAACTCGCCGAGGAACTCCGGCCCGACCTGGTGATCATGGACGTCAAGATGCCGCGCCGCGACGGCATCGACGCCGCCTCGGAGATCGCACAGCGGCGCATCGCCCCTGTGGTCATTCTCACAGCCTTCAGTCAGCGCGAACTCGTCGAACGCGCCCGCGACGCAGGCGCCATGGCGTATCTCGTCAAGCCGTTCTCGAAGAGCGATCTCGTGCCCGCCATCGAGGTGGCCGTCAGCCGCTTCGCCGAGCTGCGCGAGCTCGAGCGCGAGGTGCAAGGGCTCAACGAGCGATTCGAGACCCGCAAGCTCGTCGACCGGGCCAAGGGACTGCTCATGGAGAAGCATGCGATGACCGAACCGGAGGCGTTCCGCTGGATCCAGCGCGCCGCGATGGACCGCCGCACCACCATGAAGCAGGTCGCGGTGGTCGTCCTCGAGACCCTCGGAAGCGACACCGCCGGCTAG